The following proteins come from a genomic window of Coffea arabica cultivar ET-39 chromosome 11c, Coffea Arabica ET-39 HiFi, whole genome shotgun sequence:
- the LOC113715661 gene encoding putative late blight resistance protein homolog R1A-3, translating to MAYAAAASLVQTLEYLLQFPCLVLEMKKMQAEVVTQRFRQVLLLLKGEPSASSSSGLQQLSEEPETLASSFEGFLGAVGLHADFLEIKKRTVSLSCGIPKLQEKKPPILTEIGSLEQDLKKFLETTARDIRTDLSNYVVHQPSREAARKMLRAVDKLKHAIIFFYEVACEITILYQDLFSLLSFLDDSSDKFQDHELLKCIKDVAYRARDLVEECIVDNQVEPVKTYLICTLSNSESPSRFLPQAVGKSSLETVVKSALDGKKGIRRGLVHALQDVQSIKRMTTNIDEKSLRFQGSSVRKAPLSSNKEDIVVGLDAELTTILEGLTGLPGLEIVTISGMGGIGKTTLARKAFNDPYIVYHFYCRAWITVSQVYQVRDLLLGLLSSIARSTDKMVEKSNAQLAEAVYRSLKGMRYMIVMDDMWSIDAWNDVKRCFPDDKNGSRIVVTTRFMELATNVSPKKPPHCMNLLNTEQSWELLEMLIFGTASCPQELVGVGKKIAKRCRGLPLAIVVVAGVLSRVIREYNYWNDIAEEVSSVVSTDPENCLDILALSYNYLPHHLKACFLYMGIFPEDCEIEVSKLINLWAAEGFLYLDSEKQLEQIGEDYLEDLIARNLVLVEKKRFGGEVKTCRLHDFLRELCLKEAQKENFMHVIQRRSAKGVQTGTRNQRRLSFHLDPYSDVSAAPAIPHVSSFLCFTLGANIVPDILFFQLGFKLLRVLDIFFLHFDYFPDQILKLIHLRYLALNVTYELPASVSQLRNLQTLVIHGPWLCRESGGSPTLLLEYWSMPSLRHVHITAACHLKNPFTVQDNLPRPFASEHLQTLYTIQFSCCTKEFFSVMPHLKKLGICETKEDYSTDSLSQVLNNLVCLQELETLDCSFHTQNREVRKNLGLAALPATLKHLSLSWSYLPWEDMTFIAMLPNLEVLKLKNYAFQGPKWEPTEEGFHSLKHLLIENTDLIHWEAIIVRHFPCLQHLVLKSCKLLEEIPFGVEELGTLQRLEAHYCSEPIENSAKEIQEQIEGIDVIIRSDRNPDSA from the exons ATGGCCTACGCTGCAGCTGCTTCCCTGGTACAAACGCTGGAGTATCTGCTGCAATTTCCCTGTTTGGTTCTGGAAATGAAGAAGATGCAAGCGGAGGTTGTCACACAGAGATTCCGTCAAGTCTTATTGCTCCTGAAAGGAGAACCCTCAGCTTCGTCGAGCTCAGGTTTACAGCAATTAAGCGAAGAACCTGAAACTCTGGCATCCAGCTTTGAAGGATTTCTTGGGGCAGTTGGTCTGCATGCTGACTTCTTGGAGATCAAGAAAAGAACAGTGTCCTTGAGCTGCGGAATACCAAAATTGCAGGAAAAAAAGCCACCAATTCTGACGGAAATTGGATCTTTGGAGCAAGACCTGAAGAAATTTCTGGAAACCACTGCCCGCGACATCCGGACAGATCTATCCAACTACGTTGTTCATCAACCTTCTCGTGAAGCAGCAAGAAAAATGCTTCGGGCCGTGGATAAGCTCAAACATGCCATAATCTTTTTCTATGAAGTTGCTTGTGAGATCACAATTCTCTACCAGGATCTTTTCTCCTTGCTGAGTTTTCTTGATGATTCTTCTGATAAATTCCAGGATCATGAATTGCTGAAATGCATCAAAGACGTTGCTTATAGAGCAAGAGATCTTGTTGAAGAATGTATCGTGGACAATCAAGTCGAGCCAGTAAAGACGTACCTCATTTGCACTTTGTCCAATAGTGAGTCACCATCTAGATTCCTACCGCAGGCAGTGGGGAAAAGTTCTCTTGAAACTGTGGTCAAGAGTGCCTTAGATGGAAAGAAGGGCATTCGTCGAGGTTTAGTTCATGCATTACAGGATGTTCAATCTATCAAGAGAATGACTACAAATATAGATGAAAAGAGTCTAAGATTTCAGGGATCAAGCGTCAGGAAAGCACCACTTAGTTCGAATAAGGAGGATATTGTGGTAGGTCTTGATGCTGAGCTGACGACTATCTTGGAGGGGCTCACTGGACTGCCAGGACTAGAAATAGTGACAATTTCTGGGATGGGCGGCATTGGTAAGACAACTCTTGCTAGAAAAGCTTTTAATGATCCTTATATTGTTTATCACTTCTATTGTCGTGCATGGATAACTGTATCCCAAGTCTATCAAGTGAGAGATTTGTTACTAGGCCTTTTGAGCTCCATTGCACGGTCCACTGATAAAATGGTTGAGAAGAGCAATGCTCAATTAGCTGAAGCTGTATACAGAAGTTTGAAAGGTATGAGGTATATGATTGTTATGGATGACATGTGGAGTATTGATGCTTGGAATGATGTCAAAAGATGTTTTCCTGATGACAAAAATGGAAGTCGAATAGTAGTTACAACCCGGTTCATGGAGTTAGCAACAAATGTGAGTCCCAAAAAGCCACCTCATTGCATGAACCTTCTGAATACAGAACAAAGCTGGGAACTATTGGAAATGCTCATCTTCGGCACAGCAAGCTGCCCCCAAGAATTGGTAggagttggaaaaaaaatagcTAAGAGATGCCGGGGATTACCTCTAGCTATTGTCGTTGTTGCTGGTGTTCTCTCACGTGTCATCAGGGAATACAATTATTGGAATGATATTGCAGAGGAGGTTAGCTCAGTTGTTTCTACTGATCCAGAAAATTGCTTAGATATACTTGCTTTGAGTTACAATTACTTGCCCCATCACCTGAAAGCCTGCTTCCTCTATATGGGGATTTTCCCTGAAGATTGTGAGATTGAAGTttcaaaattgattaatttATGGGCTGCAGAGGGCTTCTTATATTTGGATTCAGAGAAACAGTTGGAACAGATTGGAGAGGATTACTTGGAAGACCTTATCGCCAGAAACTTAGTTTTGGTTGAAAAGAAACGCTTTGGGGGGGAAGTCAAAACTTGTCGCCTCCATGACTTCTTACGGGAATTGTGCTTgaaagaagctcaaaaggagaACTTCATGCATGTCATACAAAGGAGAAGTGCCAAAGGTGTTCAAACAGGCACGCGTAATCAACGTCGTCTGAGTTTCCATTTGGATCCCTACAGTGATGTGTCTGCAGCACCTGCAATCCCACATGTCTCATCTTTTCTGTGTTTCACACTGGGTGCTAATATAGTACCTGATATTCTATTCTTTCAGTTAGGCTTTAAGTTGCTTAGAGTATTAGACATATTCTTTCTGCATTTCGATTACTTCCCTGATCAAATACTAAAACTGATACATTTGAGGTATCTTGCACTCAATGTTACTTATGAGCTTCCTGCCTCAGTTTCCCAACTGAGGAATCTCCAGACCTTAGTCATTCATGGTCCATGGCTTTGTCGGgaatctggcggtagcccaacaTTGTTACTGGAGTATTGGAGTATGCCTTCACTGAGGCATGTGCATATTACTGCAGCTTGTCATCTAAAGAATCCTTTCACTGTACAAGATAACCTTCCTCGTCCATTTGCTTCAGAACACCTGCAAACTCTCTATAcaatacaattttcatgttgcACAAAGGAATTTTTCAGTGTCATGCCCCATCTTAAGAAACTGGGAATTTGTGAAACTAAAGAAGACTACAGCACAGACAGTTTGTCACAAGTCCTAAATAATCTTGTTTGCTTGCAAGAACTTGAAACCCTGGACTGTTCCTTCCACACACAAAATAGAGAAGTGCGAAAGAATTTGGGCTTGGCTGCTTTGCCAGCGACTCTTAAgcatttgagtttgagttggaGTTACTTACCATGGGAAGATATGACCTTTATTGCCATGTTGCCCAACCTTGAGGTGCTTAAACTCAAAAATTATGCTTTCCAAGGGCCAAAATGGGAGCCAACTGAAGAAGGTTTTCATAGTCTAAAGCATTTGCTAATTGAAAACACTGATTTGATCCATTGGGAAGCAATAATAGTTCGCCACTTTCCGTGCCTTCAACATCTTGTTCTGAAATCATGCAAGCTCTTGGAGGAGATCCCTTTTGGTGTTGAGGAACTTGGTACCCTGCAGCGGCTTGAGGCCCACTATTGTAGTGAACCTATTGAGAATTCTGCTAAAGAAATTCAAGAACAGATTGAAGGCATTGATGTTATTATCAGAAGTGATCG GAATCCAGACTCTGCATAA
- the LOC113716649 gene encoding uncharacterized protein, whose amino-acid sequence MANDEVVYMLVEEVNELTTILIKILNIKVLQAKLFIEKVGEVIRVLEMEGPPTLPDQLVEDIAPLALPVGDFARRTKLLITSPLYDEYRKNIRHGWERMLSREVPELVEQIGLNENKLEKFLDESDFYNSWEDLCHNSALLPCREAVRDLLQSCRELKEAMNFFSEVGTESAFLCQHLKFLLSFAELCGRSNEWRCRQFVRGIMDVADKALEALECADKYGLRLEMREFESNVYASAELVKENCVEKTAKEFFDGKRLVLLETLRMLHSFTEEIDTTLGREDPQSHNASFGRTGFPSLSMIHDKFARGDLPSLPLTYYLRAFPLVEGRKRRRVK is encoded by the coding sequence ATGGCTAATGATGAAGTTGTTTATATGTTGGTGGAGGAGGTGAACGAGTTAACTACTATCCTAATCAAAATACTGAATATCAAGGTACTGCAAGCCAAGTTATTTATCGAAAAAGTTGGCGAGGTCATCAGAGTATTGGAAATGGAAGGACCCCCAACTTTGCCGGACCAATTAGTAGAAGATATTGCACCTCTTGCACTGCCTGTAGGAGATTTTGCTCGGAGAACTAAGCTACTAATTACTTCACCGTTATATGATGAGTATAGGAAGAATATTCGTCACGGCTGGGAACGAATGCTGTCAAGAGAAGTGCCAGAATTAGTAGAACAGATTGGTTTAAATGAGAATAAGCTGGAAAAATTTCTTGATGAATCTGACTTCTACAACTCCTGGGAAGATTTGTGTCACAATTCAGCCTTACTACCTTGTCGTGAGGCGGTGAGGGATCTGCTTCAGTCTTGTCGAGAACTCAAAGAAGCCATGAACTTTTTCAGTGAAGTGGGGACTGAATCAGCTTTTCTCTGCCAACATCTAAAGTTCTTGCTGAGCTTCGCTGAGCTGTGCGGGCGTTCCAATGAATGGCGTTGTCGCCAATTTGTGAGAGGCATCATGGATGTTGCCGACAAAGCTCTTGAGGCGCTGGAATGTGCAGATAAATATGGTCTTAGATTAGAGATGCGGGAATTTGAATCAAATGTATATGCTTCAGCCGAGCTTGTAAAGGAAAATTGTGTCGAGAAGACGGCCAAGGAATTTTTTGATGGGAAGCGATTGGTTTTGTTGGAGACTTTACGAATGCTTCATTCCTTCACGGAAGAGATCGATACGACTCTTGGCAGGGAAGATCCTCAATCGCATAACGCTTCCTTTGGAAGAACTGGTTTTCCTTCACTGTCCATGATTCACGACAAATTTGCTAGGGGAGATCTTCCTTCACTGCCTCTCACATATTATCTGCGTGCTTTTCCTTTAgttgaaggaagaaaaagaagaagagttaAATAG